The nucleotide sequence TTTCTTAACTGCTTGTGGCGCTGCTAAAGAAGAGGAGGAAGCTGTAAGTTTGAGTACAGGCTTTTCCCAAGCAGGTCTGAATTATGACTATGCAGCATTAGAGCCGAATATCGATGCCATGACCATGGAGATCCATTATACCAAACATGCTGCAGGTTATGCCAGAAAATTAAAGGCTGCCTGCGAAGCTGAAGGTGTGGATATGGAAAAACCATTGGAAGAAGTGTTGATGGGGATTTCTAAATTCAGTACTGCTATGAGAAATAATGGAGGCGGACACTATAATCATGAGCTGTTTTGGAGTATCATGTCTCCAAATGGTGGAGGTAAAGCTTCTGGAGAGTTAGCTACTGCTATTGATGGGACGTTTGGAAGCTTTGATGGTATGGTAGAGGAATTTGAGGCGGCTGCCAAAGGGCGATTTGGTTCTGGATGGGCATGGCTGGTTCTAGATGAAAACAAAAAATTGCAAATTGGTTCTACCCCAAATCAGGATAATCCATTGATGGATGTGTCCGACTTTCAAGGCATTCCATTAATGGGAATAGATGTTTGGGAACATGCCTATTACCTGCATTACCAAAACGAAAGAGGTAAGTATGTGTCAAACTGGTGGAATGTTGTGGATTGGTCAGTTGTGGAAAATCGCTACAATTCTGTCATTTAATACACAGTATAGGAGATTTTTGTAAAGCCGGATAAATTATTTTTATCCGGCTTTTTTCGTTTTTTGCCATTTTTTGAGCTTGCGATAGCCAATAGAAAGGACTTGGTAGGGCTGGTATTGGATTTGTCCTGTATAGAGGGATAGGTATTTACCAATAGATTGGCCAGCATGAAAAAACTTTTGAAAATTTTAAATCAAGGAAACTTGTGTTTGATGCTTGGCCTTGTGATGCTTTCATGTCTCGGATCGGATGAGGATGGGTCAAATGGATATAGTGAATTAAAAATGAACCTTACTGCTACGGCTTCTGAAGATAATATCCATGAGGGCGTGGTGCATGCAGGTGGGATGTTGATAAAGGATTTTGGTCTTGATCTGAGAGATCTCAGCATTGGTTATTTTTCAGAGGCAGGGATTAATGCCGGTTTTGACCGACTGGAGACATTGACTTTTAGTGAGGGTAAGGATGCTTATTCTGGTCCCCATTTTAAATTGGTGGAGGATGGTAACTTACAGTCCAATCTATTGGGGGAAAAAAATGCACCTAATGGTCTTTATCAGGAAGTTACTTTCCAATTGGGAAATTCAACTGGCTCCGGTATTGCTCATTCACTGGACTTGGAGGGGAATTTTGAGGGGAAAACAGTGAAAATATGGACAGAGAATACAGGATGGTTAAAGGCAAGCGCCATCAATGTCAATGCTTATGCTGTTTACACCAATTCGGAATTGACCTTGGTCGTTGATTTTCAGAAATTATTTGAAGGGTTGGATATTAGTCTGGCCCAGGATGGTAACGGTGATGGTAAGATAGAGATAGGTCCAAATAATCTGGATGGTAACCAGTCGCTTCTCTTGATCTTTGAACAAAATTTGCAGGCTGCTTTTCACTTGCAGCAGTGATTTTTCTTTTTGAGTGGTTCTTAATTTTCAAATTTATTTACAAAAATAGGCAGTGATTTTATTTCATATGAGCTGCGAGGTGAATGAAAATGGATCTATCACTTATATACATTGGTTTAGTATTGGTGGAAAGGCTTTTTGTGGACAATATGAAAATTCTTATGATTTGTTTTTACTTTTTGAGATATGATATAGTTTCATATTGTTTGTTTTGAATGATTTTATTGTTCATAATTTCGTCTTATTGACAGAATACGAAATTATATTTACGTTTTTTGGCATTTTGTTTGCCTTGTTATTTGGTGAAGATAAACCAACAGTTTAAACGTTATGAAAAAATCAACTAATAACATTGCGAAATGGATGATGCCCTTGAGTTTGGGCTTAATGATGATGGCCTGTTCTGAAAATGATGAGATGCCAAAGGAAGGTTATAGCCAAGTAACTTTAAAGTCAACAGCACAGGGTGAGTCAGGCAGTTCATCAGAGAATTCCAGAGTGGATGTGGGGGCGATGTCGGTGACATCTTTTCAGGTAGGTACAAAAGACATGGAAATGAAATATGTGTCTCAGGCGGAAATCAATGCAGGGATCAGTATAGGAAATGGGACATTAATGACTAACATAAGTGCTGAACTTGGTTCAGAAGTTTCTCAAGAGAAAAGCCTTTCATTGGTAGCAGATGGAGAAAGCAAGGTAGAAGTGATTGGTGAGGGAGAAACACCCAATGGAAATTATAGCGAAGTGATTTTTAAGCTGTACCAGCATTCTGAAGGAAGTGCTGAAAGCGAAATGGAGAATAAGTCCATGTTGATCATGGGTGAGGTAGAAGGTAAGCCGACCAAGGTTTGGCTTTCAGCCGAAAAGGAACTGAGAGCTGTCGCTGAATCTTCACAAGGTTATAAAGTAGAAGGAAATACAGATATGACCGTTGTCTTTGATATGGAGGCCATGTTTGAGGGAGTGAATATGAGTGCTGCTTTGGATGGTAATTCGGATGGAACAGTGGAGATAGGTCCTGGAAATGTGGATGGAAATAGTGTCTTATATGGTCAGGTAGAAAACAATCTTGAAGGGGCAGTGACGCTAAAGCAACAATAATAAAGGGACTTATTAGCACATGAGATCATTAGGGCCGGAAATTTTTCTGGCCTTTTTTTGTATTTGCTCTCATTTTGATTTTTTTTCGTTGCAAATTATTTAGAGATAAACATTATGAAAGATCCGAAGACTTTAAGTGCCGTAGCTGAATTTCACCAGACCTTTAAACACCCTGTATTGGAGGTGCCGACTTTACCGAATGAACAGCGATCAAAGTTGAGGGTTTCACTCTTGGCTGAGGAGTTAAAAGAGTTGGAAGAAGGAATAAAAAATGAAGATATCGTGGAGGTAGCGGATGCCCTGTGTGACTTACAATATGTATTGGCAGGTGCCGTATTGG is from Echinicola marina and encodes:
- a CDS encoding superoxide dismutase, coding for MKKVSFNPSRRTFITQSTKATLAVGIGSSAIGSAFLTACGAAKEEEEAVSLSTGFSQAGLNYDYAALEPNIDAMTMEIHYTKHAAGYARKLKAACEAEGVDMEKPLEEVLMGISKFSTAMRNNGGGHYNHELFWSIMSPNGGGKASGELATAIDGTFGSFDGMVEEFEAAAKGRFGSGWAWLVLDENKKLQIGSTPNQDNPLMDVSDFQGIPLMGIDVWEHAYYLHYQNERGKYVSNWWNVVDWSVVENRYNSVI